In the genome of Parasteatoda tepidariorum isolate YZ-2023 chromosome 10, CAS_Ptep_4.0, whole genome shotgun sequence, the window GATTTCTTtaatggttaagatttataaaattagtagaCTAGTTTAAAGGTTtctcaattgctattttaattatgtctagtgctaatgaatttaaaacctattttgtGTTTAAGTATCTCAAATGgcgattttctatttaacgaattttccatataacgaacttttcGGGATTTAATGACtttgttaaatagaggtccgactgtgtTTTGATATTATGTCAACATTTTTCGATATATATAGTgtctatattttgtattaaagttaccttgaaaataagttttacccAGGTTTAGTTTACAGGTCATGAGAATCTCCTCTTGTGATTTTTGTACATAAGATTATGTTGTAAgacatatttaatttgttatgaatATTGCATTGCTTTCCTTAATCACTGTTTCCTTTATTCTGAAGGCATAGGAGTAAGGCTTGAATCGAAGCGTTAAATGCTATGATTGGCATTCTCAGGAAGTAAAAGATTCTAAGACCAGAAGAATGACTACACTTGTGTAGAAAAAGCTGACAGCCCTTcgtgaaataaattatcttgcTGAAGGGGTGTCCAAATATATTCTTCAGCGATGGCTCTTGATGactaattaataatgaaagctGTCATGAAAGGACCTCACTTTTCTTTAAGTCTCTGAAGCAATTTTCGGAGTAGTATTTTAAGACATTCTTAGGGAATAGTGAAACGATCAAAAATAAGTCATAAACTATGTAGAattctatattatattaatttgtatcCTCCCTGTTTTATTTGTAGTAATTCAATCAACCTACTTTTATCTCTTCATAAATGTTGTTGGCTAATAAACATCTCACAAACAAAAGtggatttttgttttcaaatgtaatctaattaaaaattgatcttgtttctataagtattaaaactactttatttgATCTTTTTTGACCatccatattttttcttataggTATCGGACACAGTAGTTGAGCCATACAATGCGACCTTATCTGTTCATCAGTTAGTTGAGAATACTGATGAAACTTATTGCATTGACAATGAAGCTCTTTATGACATTTGCTTTAGAACATTAAAACTGACCAATCCAAATTACAGCGATCTCAACCATCTAGTGTCTGTTACAATGTCTGGTGTCACAACGTGTCTTAGATTCCCAGGTCAATTGAATGCCGATCTCCGCAAATTGGCAGTAAATATGGTTCCCTTCCCCCGTCTCCATTTCTTTATGCCTGGATTTGCACCACTGACCTCAAGAGGAAGCCAACAGTACAGAGCCCTTACCGTTCCTGAGCTAACGCAACAAATGTTTGATGCCAAAAACATGATGGCAGCATGTGATCCTCGTCATGGCAGGTAAGACTGCTTCAGTACTCGGGGTCTGCCATAATGACCAGTGACCACCCTTAATGTATTATGTAAAAGCTGGTTATAATGACCCATATTACTTTTCTTAACAACTTACTATTTACATAAATGATGCAATATATTTATTCCACTTCATTTGCAAAtgacaaattatttaacatatctTTTAGTCttgttttaatactattttaacattaaatgtgTTTTGTTATATGGCAATTCTATCTGCTACtgtgaattgtttttataacaattctgGTGTTACTAgaagtttcaaaaatgtaaaggttATAAATTAGcggttgcaaaaatatttaatgcaggTGCAAATGATGGCTATTCATTCATCAATAGCTTAACAATCCTGGATGAACCCTGGCTTTCTCAAGAGGCCTGTCTTTCTGCCCGCAACAGCCATCCAGTCTCTGGCGTTAATTGATACAGTCACTTTGTAGGCAATCCGTCTACCTCAATCTGGCTTCACCGGAAAAGTTTGTCATTCGATCATCATTCTTAATGTGGCTGACCTATTTCATACGTTGAACCTTATGATACTTCAGAATATCCGGTTCTCTGAATAACCCCGTAAAGTTCAGAGTGAGCTCTCATACGCTCTTTCTTTTTTGGTgcttaggaaaataaaattcctgCAGAGCAAATGACAATTACAGCCATTGGAAAGTTTTCAGGAAGAAAACTATTACAATGTCTTAGCCTCCAAAAGCATAAGATCGATGTTTAATTTCATGTGGCTGACATAAACAATTgaggaaaaaattagtttttgaacacaatctttaaattaaaattgtgtggGGATGTGTTaagatggggaaaaaattttgtttaacaaattttatctgCAGAAAATTCTATTTGCTTACTAGAAAAACAAAGCATATGAAGAGATTGCACTTATTTTATCATGCAATGAATTTAGCTTTTATGCTTTTCAGTTCCCTTTTTCTCAATAgtgattaatttgatttttatagtgttttttttttttctttgcttaaatataagttaaaaattcttagaataCTCGAAACAGAACAAATTAATACTGACTTGCAAATGGAACCGAAAAATCggcaattttagattttttctcctTCCTGCAGAAGCTTTGAAATTAGGGTTTCCTATGTTGATAAACATTGTTAAACTTCAGGGTTGATTGTGTTCTGGGTTCATCCAGGAATTCTGTGGGTTCTTTGTATTATCCGGCTTGGTCTAGAAACTACAAGCAGGTCatgtgattttctttttttacacgAAGTTCCATGAATCAGAACTTATAATCCAACTAAATTTTCACCGCAATCTAAACTTTGGAACCTCTGCTAAATAATGTTACTGTAACGTTGGAATTCCTTTGGAATCCGCTACAATCTCTTTATATTCaagcgattttaatatcaaacatggATTTCCATATTTACCTAATTTAAGTTACTCACTGTAAATCGTatttatgagatttaaaaatcttatattacaaaattgaaCAATCCGATGTtgcgattattttaaaaactaagtttttttcttcttagattTACTTGTAAAATAATGCTATGAGAATACAGGCATAGCTCTTAAGTTGGTAAATTATAATCAGTTTTAactatctgtaaaatatttttaagttaggtAAGAAACGTTTTAAGGCTCATCTTTTGCTCACAATTCTGTGTGTAATAGAACAAAGTctaataaattttcacttttatagGTATCTGACTGTTGCAACTATATTCCGTGGCCGTATGAGTATGAAGGAAGTAGATGAACAGATGCTCAATATTCAGAATAAGAACAGTATGTTCTTTGTTGAATGGATTCCAAACAATGTCAAAACTGCCGTTTGTGACATTGCTCCAAGGGGACTTAAAATGTCTGCAACATTTATTGGCAACAGTACTGCCATTCAAGAGCTCTTCAAAAGAATTTCTGACCAATTCACCGGTAAGATTTGCGATacatgttttgtttaatatactGTAAGTATACTTATATTTTCATACTCAATAAAGTGCTGAAAACTGCTTTgctaaaaaatggaaaaaattatttggtaattttaaattgtaaatccctttttttcagcaatgctaataaaaatttaagctaaatCCTATTagttaaatggaaaaataaattcacaagGAGTCGTTTTCTTCATATATCAAAgacttaatgtttttatataatgttcATAATTCATATAGGTGATAGCAATGCTCTAATACACAATGGGGGGGGGAGTAGACCGGCTCCATacctttagcccttctccctcTTTttagttgtataggaatgtactattTTCttagtattcttttttaatttttaagctgtCTATGATggtttcttttagaactatgtttaatgtagttttcagttctaTATAGTTAAAAGATTGTAATCTATTAGAAAATCAAGACAAACTAATATACTTCCTTCTTTCACGACTCTCgacacgctaatggtgaaagcatgtgaagtgttgccataggtagagttCTGCTGTACACCACATTTTGATTGCCAATATCTATTTTTAGGCTTTTAGGgagtatttttctttgttaatttttatgaagctTTTGTAGAATACTCTTatttaaatgttctaaaaagCAACTAATCTGAGAAGATTAATAACGTCGAAAGGATTGTGACCATTTCTTTTCGAATGAAGAGGAGGAACTTCCAAgattttatcttgaaaattggtgtattaatcaaattttaaagtaacatgtattttattttctcacctttagaaatttttaagactcATCAGGGGCTAAGTTAAAATGCATAATGAACCAAATATTCTGACATGTCTTGCTGAAACTAactcttattaatatttcattgccTGCTCAAAGAATAGGCCTTAGTTTTACCTTAccaaaagtattaataaaatgctttgaaaaattcttaagtGCTCTAGATGGGGTagatttttaagaagtttatttaaacaaagtttaattattcgaattaatgcttttatatagcaattaagaaataaatcatatttctgACCAAATGTAAAGACAATTACTGTATGATCTCGACATTAGTTTTTAAGGAAGTTAAAACATTCCACTACAGTTGTCATGGAACATAGCACAACCAAATGTATGAATTTTTCCCGTTGTAAATATGCAAAACTATCttccaaagaatttttttctcaaattttatgtgcaaaaaagtggaatgatcaaaatttgtattttatctgCGCACtgatcatttatttttgtttttagctaTGTTCAGGCGAAAAGCTTTCTTGCATTGGTATACTGGTGAGGGTATGGACGAGATGGAATTTTCTGAAGCTGAATCAAACATGAACGATCTTGTGTCAGAGTATCAACAATATCAAGATGCTACTGCTGAAGATGAAGGTGACTTTGAAGATGTAGAAGAGATTGCCAACGAAAGTGCTTAATTTATACTTGTGATTAACTTTTTGCCTAATTGGAATTTGGACTTAACATTCCAGTTGTTTGGTCTGAACTACTTACAGTGTACAGCTTCCTATACTATTTTAATactaactttttgaaataaaacatttaatttgaaactattaGTTGATTTCATGTCCTTTTTCACAGTGCTTCTTGGGATATTCTCAATATTGCCAAATCAATGAATTTACAGGTGGGGCAGAGCAGAACCCTCTCTGCTTATGGCAACACTTGACATGATTTTGTCACTAGTGGACCATCAAAGGAGAAAGAActgttagtttctgtcttgatttttcaaaaagattaaaatttttaagttaagaaattacATGAAACTCCAAAATTTGCATTACATAGTTCTTAAAGTGTTGTggacatttttagaaatattttttaaaattaaattcaaaaactattatGGAAGGGGTAAATATTGTACCATACTTTACATTACCATACAAATGAGGGGGAAATTAAGGGGAATTAGTGTAATTACATTAAGATGCATCGAAGTAATAAGGAGTGCAATGTTTGCAGTATGAAACCATAAATTTAGTGAGTGCACATATCGCtccatttttatttgctatacGCTTGTAAATTGAACAA includes:
- the LOC107437364 gene encoding tubulin beta-4 chain isoform X1 — encoded protein: MREIVHVQAGQCGNQIGAKFWEVISDEHGIDPTGSYNGDSDLQLERINVYYNEASGCKYVPRAILVDLEPGTMDSVRSGPFGQLFRPDNFIFGQSGAGNNWAKGHYTEGAELVESVLDVVRKEAEGCDCLQGFQLAHSLGGGTGSGMGTLLISKIREEYPDRIMNTFSVMPSPKVSDTVVEPYNATLSVHQLVENTDETYCIDNEALYDICFRTLKLTNPNYSDLNHLVSVTMSGVTTCLRFPGQLNADLRKLAVNMVPFPRLHFFMPGFAPLTSRGSQQYRALTVPELTQQMFDAKNMMAACDPRHGRYLTVATIFRGRMSMKEVDEQMLNIQNKNSMFFVEWIPNNVKTAVCDIAPRGLKMSATFIGNSTAIQELFKRISDQFTAMFRRKAFLHWYTGEGMDEMEFSEAESNMNDLVSEYQQYQDATAEDEGDFEDVEEIANESA
- the LOC107437364 gene encoding tubulin beta-4 chain isoform X2, whose amino-acid sequence is MDSVRSGPFGQLFRPDNFIFGQSGAGNNWAKGHYTEGAELVESVLDVVRKEAEGCDCLQGFQLAHSLGGGTGSGMGTLLISKIREEYPDRIMNTFSVMPSPKVSDTVVEPYNATLSVHQLVENTDETYCIDNEALYDICFRTLKLTNPNYSDLNHLVSVTMSGVTTCLRFPGQLNADLRKLAVNMVPFPRLHFFMPGFAPLTSRGSQQYRALTVPELTQQMFDAKNMMAACDPRHGRYLTVATIFRGRMSMKEVDEQMLNIQNKNSMFFVEWIPNNVKTAVCDIAPRGLKMSATFIGNSTAIQELFKRISDQFTAMFRRKAFLHWYTGEGMDEMEFSEAESNMNDLVSEYQQYQDATAEDEGDFEDVEEIANESA